The Sporosarcina luteola DNA window TCGGTACACGCTCTTCAATAATGACATCCACTTGCTCGTCAAAATCCGATTCCGACAATGGCGCCTTCCAAAACGGCATGCCGAGTCTCTTGCCGATTGGCTGCAGTCCTAAATACGCTTGTCGCAGAAGGTCTTGATTCATTTCGACATCTTCTGGAACGAACAGATTGACTGAAAACGGTTTATCTGTGAGCTTTTTGACCTCGCGAATGAAATCCCGCGTAGCTTCTCCGGATAAATACCCTGCACCTACTGAACCTAAAATACCCGCATTTGATGATGCCGCCACGAATTCCGGCGTCGTGACACCCGCCATTGGAGCTTGGATGATTGGATGTTGAATTCCTAACGTTTCTGTAAAGGTCATGATTCCACTCTCCTTCTCTCATACCGATGAAATAAATACATGATCACTAAGGGAATAACCGGGAAAAGCGCCACTAGTTTAAATGCATTGTTGGCACCGAGGAAATATAAGGCGATCGGTAAAGAAGTGAAAAAGCTAATAAGCAATGAAGTTTTAGACTTGGTAAACAGTCCAAAAAAGAACGTAAGAAACGAAATGATTAATGAAGCCTGCCATAGGACGACGATCAAGTTCATGCAATCCCTCCTAGTTTATGAGCTCCCACTTACTTCCCAACTGGCACATACCCCGTCTTCTCCACAATTTCTTGCCCTTCATCCGACAAGATCCACGCTATGAACGCATCGACATGCGGGTTGTCGCTTCCCGCCGTCACAGCATAAAATTCATTCGTTATTGGATATTCTCCTGACCTGATAGTATCGGTGTTCGGTTCGACACCATTCACGCTAAGCAGGCGAATTCTATTGTTTTTCACCATCTGTGTCGAGTAGTACCTGAATGTGTAGCCGATTGCGTTTTTATGATTTTTATAGTCGGACACTTCGCCGATGACCGTGCCCATGAGTGACATGACATCCTCTGTCGGCGGCTTCATAATTGGTGTGAGGCCCATGAAGTTTCGCAGCGCAGTTTGACTGCCACTATTTTCGGGTCGTTGAAATGCACGGATTTCATTGTCTTTTCCACCGACATCTTTCCAATTCGTAATCTTCCCTGAGTAAATCCCTTTAATTTCATTCTCGGTCAAGCTTTCCACCGAGTTCTTGGAATTGACGAAGAAAACGAATGCCTCCTTCCCGATCGGTGTCAGCTTCAGCTCCTTGCCCGCACTTTCCGCTTGGTTCAGCTGCGTTGTAGACGGTCCCAAAACGAAAATGATATCCACTTTTCCGTTAATCAAGTTCGTATAGGCAGCTTCAGTCCGATTCGACATCACTTCGCTGTCATAAGGTTGGTACTCTTTTTCAGGATAAACGGCTTGTGCGAATGACGCGTAAATTGGATAAAGCGCCGTCGCCCCATCGATAATCGGCAAGTCTTCCTCGATGTGCAAATTTGCAGGCTCATCTAAAAATACGGCCTTCGTTCTCTTTTCAAACGGTTGATATACAGCTAATTCAACTTGGCCATCGGTAATGACTGGACGTGTTTTGTCATAGACGGCCGGTATGGTGAACAGAAGCGATACAGCGATGAGAGCCGTTACTCCGATCCAGAAATGCTTTTTATAGTTGAACAGTTCAAAGCGCGCCATGACAAGCATTGCACCGAATGATATGTATGCCGCGATGACGAGCGGTACAAAAAAACCCTTATTTGAAATGTATAATAAAAACGCTGCGAAGCCCGCAAATGGAAATACTAATGCCCATATGAATAAAACTGACAATATGCCCCAAATCGTTTTCAACCTATTCCCTCCTCGCAATCTCTCTTTTGTTTAGTATACATTATTCCGAATATAAAAAAGGCGCTGAAATACACCTGAATAAACTTTCCGACAGAGGGTAAAAGATAATGAGAATGATTTGAGGAGGTTTTCTATTTGGCAGAGAACAAAGATGTGAATGTTACAAATGGCCAAGACGTGACACGTGAGACGTTGACAACGCGGCAGGGCCATCCTGTGACAGATAACCAAAATATCCGTACGATCGGCAATCGCGGGGCAGCTACGCTTGAGAATTATCATTTCATTGAAAAGATTTCACATTTCGACCGCGAAGAGATACCCGAGCGAGTGGTACATGCAAGGGGAACCGGAGCATTTGGATACTTTGAATCGTACGGTACAGTCGGTGACGAACCAGTAGAGAAGTACACGCGTGCGAAAGTATTCTCGGGTGCCGGGAAGAGAACGCCGCTGATGGTTCGCTTCTCCACAGTGGCAGGTGCGAAGGATTCGCCGGAAACGGCACGCGACCCAAGGGGCTTTGCGGTAAAAATGTACACGGAAGACGGCAACTGGGACTTAGTCGGAAACAACCTGAAAATCTTCTTTATCCGCGATGCGATGAAATTCCCTGATATGATTCATGCGTTTAAAGCTGATCCAGCGTCGAATGTGCCAAGTCCTCAGCGGATGTTCGATTTCGTTTCCCGTTCACCTGAAGCGACCCATATGATCACGTTCCTATTTTCCCCATGGGGCATACCAGCTACATACCGCCACATGCAGGGCTCTGGCGTCAACACTTACAAATGGGTGAATGATAAAGGCGAAGCTGTATTGGTGAAGTACCACTGGGAGCCGAAGCAAGGGATCCGCAACTTGACTCAAGAAGAGGCTAACGATATTCAAGCGAAGAACGTCGGCCATGCAACACAGGATTTATATGAGGCAATTGAGCGGGGAGATTATCCGGAGTGGGAGCTATTCGTGCAGATCATGGAAGATGATTACCATCCTGAACTCGATTTCGATCCGCTCGATGATACGAAGCTATGGCCGGAGGAGAAGTTTCCATGGCTGCCGGTAGGTAAGATGGTCCTTGATCGAAATCCTGAAGATTTCCACGCAGAGATTGAACAAGCGGCCTTTGGTACGGGGGTTCTCGTCGACGGGATGGATTTCTCGGATGATAAAATGCTGCAAGGACGGACTTTCTCATACTCAGATACGCAGCGCTATCGTATAGGCGCGAACTATCTGAAATTGCCTGTAAATGCACCAAAGGTTCCTGTCCGGACGAATCAGAAACGCGGTCAAATGGCTATCCATGACGCGAAAGAGTCTGGAGATTTGCATATCAACTATGAACCATCGATGCTCGGCGGCTATCAGGAAAAAAGCGAGGATATTCGTACACCGCATCAACCCATCTATAATGCAGCAGCAATGAGTGCACCAATCGATCGCCCGAACAATTATGGTCAAGCCGGCCACACATATCGCAGCTTTGAAGATTGGGAGCGCGATGAATTGATTAAGAACCTATCCGAAGCGCTGGCGATCTGTGACAAACGAATTCAAGACGCCATGATCGATCACTTCACGCAAGCCGATGAAGACTATGGCAAACGCGTGAAGGAAGGTATAGAAAGGGTAATGAAAGAAATCCAAGAAATGAAAACGGACAATAAGATTCCGGGCCGTGAATCTGGCCTATCGAAATATGGCCAAGGGACAGTAGCTGCGAACGAGGCAACAGATGATGCTGTGAAGGAAAGCCATAAAGCTGATCCATATTAAAATGAAAGAGGGACGAGCCTGATGTAGGCTGCGTCCCTTTATTGCGATTCATTCCAAAATATCGCTGACCCTGCCGACTTGTCCGTCCTCGAGCCGTACTTTAATGCCATGCGGATGGAAGCTCGAGTTTGTCAATAAATCCTTGACGACCCCTTCCGTCTTCACGCCTGTGCGTTGGTCCTTTTTCAGGATGACTGCGACCTTACTTCCTGGCTTCACATCACTTCGATTACGTCCGTCCATTAGTTCGCTTCCTCTCTCTTTTGAAAAATGCTTTGTACAACATGGGCCGTTCCAGTGTGAAGCTGTCCTTCGTCGCGGTTCACTTCACCTACGTGGAAATGTTTAATGAAATAGCCATCGAACTTTTCCAAGATGTCCGCCGGATCCGCAAGCATCGCCTCATCACGTGGTCCACCTGTGCCGTATCGGAGTTGCTCTTTCGTATATAACTCACTCACATAAAAGCCGCCGACTTTCAGCGCCTTTTGAATGCCAGTCATCGTTTTTTCCATGACATCCTTTGGAAAATGACCGAAAATGTGAACGATTGCATCCCACTGCTCCTCTTCCCAATCCACTTGCGCCAAGTCGCGAAGCTCCGTCTTCACGGCAACCCCTTTTTCATTCGCCAATTGCTGTGTCTTATCGAGCCCGGCCTGCGCATAGTCCCATGCAGTCACATCAAATCCGAGGGATGCCAAGTAGACGGCATTGCGCCCCTCCCCTTCCGCGATGCAAAGCACTTTTCCTTTTGGCAGCACGTGAGCAGCTTCCACGACAAACTGATTCGGCTCTTTTCCGTATATGTACTCTTTTGTAGAAAATCGCTCATGCCAAAAATTTGTCATTAGCTATCCGTTCCTTTCATGACGATTTCCCTAAGTTTATCACAACCTGTCCTCGGCATGGCCATCCGTACACCGAGCAGATAGGTTATCACCGACTTAAGCGGGTTTACCACCGATTCTCCTCAATTAACTTCATTTACACAAAAAAACTCACACAAAATTCCTGGAAATGAAATTTCCTTGCGAGTAGACCCGTTATACTTAATGAAACACTAATCGACATGCGCATGTCTGTTTGAATGATTTATTATGATTTAGTTCAGATTC harbors:
- a CDS encoding PstS family phosphate ABC transporter substrate-binding protein, which codes for MKTIWGILSVLFIWALVFPFAGFAAFLLYISNKGFFVPLVIAAYISFGAMLVMARFELFNYKKHFWIGVTALIAVSLLFTIPAVYDKTRPVITDGQVELAVYQPFEKRTKAVFLDEPANLHIEEDLPIIDGATALYPIYASFAQAVYPEKEYQPYDSEVMSNRTEAAYTNLINGKVDIIFVLGPSTTQLNQAESAGKELKLTPIGKEAFVFFVNSKNSVESLTENEIKGIYSGKITNWKDVGGKDNEIRAFQRPENSGSQTALRNFMGLTPIMKPPTEDVMSLMGTVIGEVSDYKNHKNAIGYTFRYYSTQMVKNNRIRLLSVNGVEPNTDTIRSGEYPITNEFYAVTAGSDNPHVDAFIAWILSDEGQEIVEKTGYVPVGK
- a CDS encoding YwbE family protein yields the protein MDGRNRSDVKPGSKVAVILKKDQRTGVKTEGVVKDLLTNSSFHPHGIKVRLEDGQVGRVSDILE
- a CDS encoding catalase, with translation MAENKDVNVTNGQDVTRETLTTRQGHPVTDNQNIRTIGNRGAATLENYHFIEKISHFDREEIPERVVHARGTGAFGYFESYGTVGDEPVEKYTRAKVFSGAGKRTPLMVRFSTVAGAKDSPETARDPRGFAVKMYTEDGNWDLVGNNLKIFFIRDAMKFPDMIHAFKADPASNVPSPQRMFDFVSRSPEATHMITFLFSPWGIPATYRHMQGSGVNTYKWVNDKGEAVLVKYHWEPKQGIRNLTQEEANDIQAKNVGHATQDLYEAIERGDYPEWELFVQIMEDDYHPELDFDPLDDTKLWPEEKFPWLPVGKMVLDRNPEDFHAEIEQAAFGTGVLVDGMDFSDDKMLQGRTFSYSDTQRYRIGANYLKLPVNAPKVPVRTNQKRGQMAIHDAKESGDLHINYEPSMLGGYQEKSEDIRTPHQPIYNAAAMSAPIDRPNNYGQAGHTYRSFEDWERDELIKNLSEALAICDKRIQDAMIDHFTQADEDYGKRVKEGIERVMKEIQEMKTDNKIPGRESGLSKYGQGTVAANEATDDAVKESHKADPY
- a CDS encoding class I SAM-dependent methyltransferase, whose product is MTNFWHERFSTKEYIYGKEPNQFVVEAAHVLPKGKVLCIAEGEGRNAVYLASLGFDVTAWDYAQAGLDKTQQLANEKGVAVKTELRDLAQVDWEEEQWDAIVHIFGHFPKDVMEKTMTGIQKALKVGGFYVSELYTKEQLRYGTGGPRDEAMLADPADILEKFDGYFIKHFHVGEVNRDEGQLHTGTAHVVQSIFQKREEAN